In Bacteroidia bacterium, a genomic segment contains:
- the sprA gene encoding cell surface protein SprA, which produces MKSVFINIVFFAALASVWPFVMLSPVTKKHNPLNTEIYSAPPDTGKKDTTVILPFPFNDQGNKSGTNEGYESGMYLHKPANITTNTEYDPETNEYQINENIGNLKYRSPESMSFEDYQKEDFNRAVRNYWRQRFKGENFDNQKPLVPQIRVPGDIFNTIFGSSTIDIKPQGSAELIFGLNTQRTDNPQLPVKQRKVTTFDFQEKIQMNVTGQIGDKLKLSTSYNTEASFEFENKMKLAYEGKDDEIIRKIEAGNVSLPLTGSLINGSYSLFGIKTELQFGKLTVTNIFSQQKGKSQVVEVQGGAQISNFEVYADQYEANRHFFLGQYFYDNYDNFLANLPLINSGINISRIEVWVTNKSGNYTDARNVVAFTDLGEGMGTDGIPNIYSQNVSLTPGYQYPYPADTINSLNHVEGTYPDIRTLSSVTSALNGIFTPGTDYNATESMRMLSPSEYTIYPTLGYISLNSALNSDEVLAVAYEYTVGGRNFKVGEFSNTIASPNALILKLIKGTSLTPQNPMWDLMMKNIYSIGAYQVNSEDFKLDVMYQNDKTGTAITWVPVGVLDRIPLIQVLNLDRLNSQLDPYSDNRFDFIDKVTINSSNGRVIFPVKEPFGSYLYDKMVANDPTQATLAEQYSYKELYDSTQSKARQIAEKNKFFMKGSYKSASGSDIALNAMNIPQGSVKVTAGGQILVENQDYTVDYTLGRVKIINQGLLQSGTPIKISLESQSLFNIQSKTLMGMHLNYQVNKDFSVGGTILNLTERPLTQKVGIGDEPISNTIWGIDGTYRTESRFLTKLVDKLPFLETKAPSNFMVTGEFAHLIPGHSKAIAKTGISYIDDFEGSKSSIDLRSVGSWVLASTPQGQTGLFPEGNAVNDLSFGFNRAKTAWYVIDPSVFYRSSSVTPSNLGNDLKNHLTREVYEKEIWPNKQQQNGVPSYIPILNFAYYPEEKGPYNYDYLNISTDGKLLNPTKRWGGIMRRIESNDFESANIEFVEFWLMDPFVYDTLHTGGNLYFNLGDISEDVLRDGRKSFENGLPTTSTVALVDTTFWGRVPVIQSVVNAFDNQVDSRPFQDVGLDGLSNVSENSFFRGSNPLSPIGYVAYLDSMELKYPGSVALQNALNDPSSDDYHFYRGSDYDQQAYFGILDRYKNYNGVEKNSLPTELSPESYPNASTTQPNT; this is translated from the coding sequence TTGAAGAGTGTATTTATAAATATCGTTTTTTTTGCAGCCTTGGCTTCAGTTTGGCCTTTTGTAATGCTAAGTCCGGTTACAAAAAAGCACAATCCGTTAAATACTGAAATATATTCTGCCCCACCCGATACAGGGAAAAAAGATACAACAGTAATTCTTCCATTTCCATTTAACGATCAGGGAAATAAATCGGGAACAAATGAAGGTTACGAATCAGGTATGTATCTTCACAAACCGGCTAACATTACTACCAATACAGAATATGATCCAGAGACCAATGAATACCAAATCAACGAAAATATTGGAAATTTAAAATACAGAAGTCCTGAATCAATGTCTTTTGAGGATTATCAGAAAGAAGACTTTAACAGAGCAGTAAGAAATTATTGGAGACAGAGATTTAAAGGTGAAAATTTTGACAATCAAAAACCTCTTGTTCCACAAATCAGAGTACCAGGTGATATATTCAATACTATTTTTGGAAGCAGCACTATTGATATAAAACCACAAGGTTCTGCAGAATTAATTTTTGGACTTAATACTCAAAGAACTGACAACCCACAGTTGCCTGTAAAACAGAGAAAAGTTACAACTTTTGATTTTCAGGAAAAAATTCAGATGAATGTTACCGGTCAGATAGGTGACAAATTAAAACTTAGTACCAGCTACAATACAGAAGCATCATTTGAATTTGAAAATAAAATGAAACTTGCTTATGAAGGTAAAGACGATGAAATTATCCGAAAAATTGAAGCAGGTAATGTAAGCTTACCTTTAACAGGGTCGCTGATTAATGGTAGTTACAGTTTGTTTGGAATAAAAACCGAATTGCAGTTTGGTAAATTAACAGTTACAAATATTTTCTCGCAACAAAAAGGAAAATCACAGGTTGTTGAAGTACAGGGCGGTGCCCAAATTAGTAATTTTGAAGTCTACGCTGACCAGTATGAAGCAAATCGCCACTTTTTTCTTGGACAATATTTTTATGATAACTACGATAACTTTTTAGCAAATCTTCCGCTTATTAATTCAGGGATAAATATCAGCAGGATAGAAGTTTGGGTAACAAATAAAAGTGGAAACTACACTGATGCCCGAAATGTTGTTGCATTTACCGATTTGGGTGAAGGAATGGGAACGGATGGAATACCTAATATTTATAGCCAGAATGTTTCTTTAACTCCAGGTTATCAATATCCTTATCCTGCAGATACAATAAATTCACTTAACCATGTTGAAGGCACATATCCTGATATAAGAACCCTTTCAAGTGTTACAAGTGCATTAAATGGAATTTTTACACCTGGAACTGATTATAATGCAACTGAGTCAATGAGAATGCTTAGCCCTTCTGAATATACTATTTACCCTACATTAGGATATATTTCTCTTAATTCAGCATTAAATTCCGACGAGGTTTTAGCCGTAGCTTACGAATATACTGTTGGTGGTAGGAATTTTAAGGTTGGTGAGTTCTCAAATACTATTGCTTCACCAAACGCACTTATTTTAAAACTTATTAAAGGAACATCTCTCACTCCTCAAAACCCTATGTGGGATTTGATGATGAAAAATATTTACTCAATTGGTGCATATCAGGTTAATAGCGAAGATTTTAAATTGGATGTTATGTACCAAAACGATAAAACCGGTACTGCCATTACATGGGTTCCGGTTGGCGTACTGGATCGTATACCTCTTATTCAGGTTCTTAACCTCGACAGATTGAATTCTCAGCTTGACCCTTATTCAGATAATCGTTTCGACTTTATTGATAAAGTAACCATTAATTCTTCTAATGGAAGGGTTATTTTTCCTGTAAAAGAACCATTTGGAAGTTATTTATATGATAAAATGGTAGCCAATGACCCAACACAGGCAACGCTAGCAGAGCAATATTCATATAAAGAACTATACGATTCTACACAAAGTAAAGCAAGACAGATTGCAGAAAAAAATAAATTCTTCATGAAAGGAAGTTATAAATCTGCATCAGGTTCAGATATTGCTTTAAATGCTATGAACATTCCTCAGGGTTCTGTTAAGGTTACTGCAGGTGGTCAAATTTTAGTTGAGAATCAGGATTATACTGTTGATTATACTTTAGGTCGTGTAAAAATTATTAATCAGGGATTATTACAATCCGGTACGCCTATTAAAATATCGCTCGAAAGTCAGTCTTTATTTAATATACAAAGCAAAACCTTAATGGGAATGCACTTAAATTATCAGGTAAATAAAGACTTTAGTGTTGGTGGTACCATACTTAATCTTACAGAAAGACCACTTACCCAAAAAGTGGGTATTGGCGATGAGCCTATTTCAAATACAATTTGGGGCATTGACGGTACATATAGAACAGAATCAAGATTTTTAACAAAACTGGTCGATAAACTCCCGTTTTTAGAAACAAAAGCACCTTCAAATTTTATGGTAACAGGTGAATTTGCTCACTTAATACCTGGTCACAGTAAAGCTATCGCAAAAACAGGAATTTCTTATATTGATGATTTTGAGGGAAGTAAATCATCAATTGATTTGCGCTCAGTTGGCTCATGGGTTCTGGCTAGTACCCCACAAGGACAGACAGGGCTTTTTCCTGAAGGAAATGCCGTAAATGATCTTTCATTTGGTTTTAACCGTGCAAAAACTGCATGGTACGTTATTGATCCTTCTGTATTTTATCGCTCAAGTAGCGTAACTCCATCAAATCTTGGTAACGATTTAAAAAATCATCTTACACGTGAAGTTTACGAAAAAGAAATTTGGCCTAACAAACAGCAACAAAACGGAGTTCCATCATATATTCCGATTTTAAACTTTGCATATTACCCTGAAGAAAAAGGTCCATATAATTACGATTATTTAAATATCTCTACTGACGGCAAATTGTTAAACCCAACAAAACGTTGGGGTGGTATAATGCGAAGGATTGAAAGTAACGACTTTGAATCGGCTAATATCGAATTTGTAGAATTTTGGTTAATGGATCCTTTTGTTTACGATACATTACACACTGGAGGTAATCTTTATTTTAACCTTGGAGACATTTCTGAAGATGTTCTGCGCGATGGTAGAAAATCATTTGAAAACGGATTACCAACTACGTCAACAGTAGCTTTAGTTGACACAACATTCTGGGGAAGAGTTCCGGTTATTCAGTCTGTTGTTAACGCATTTGATAATCAGGTTGACTCCAGACCATTTCAGGATGTTGGACTTGATGGACTTTCAAATGTATCCGAAAATTCATTTTTCAGAGGCTCCAATCCATTGTCACCGATAGGGTATGTAGCCTATCTTGATTCTATGGAACTAAAATATCC
- the ruvA gene encoding Holliday junction branch migration protein RuvA: MYEYISGKLTEITPAYAVVENTGIGYIINISLNTYSKINGSDNCLLYLHHVVREDAQLFFGFSTRQERELFRQLISVSGVGPNTARMMLSSLSAEEIQRAIMGANILLLKGIKGIGQKTAERIIVDLRDKIAKVGGQEEIFKGAHNTMREEALSALLMLGFARNVSEKALDKLLLDKAGMSAEELVKQALKQL; the protein is encoded by the coding sequence ATGTACGAATATATTAGCGGAAAACTTACTGAAATTACACCAGCCTATGCAGTAGTTGAAAATACTGGCATTGGCTACATTATTAATATTTCACTAAACACATATTCTAAAATAAACGGTAGCGATAATTGTCTTTTATATCTTCACCACGTTGTTCGCGAAGATGCTCAGCTTTTTTTCGGGTTTAGTACCAGACAGGAACGAGAATTATTCCGTCAGTTAATTTCTGTTAGCGGAGTCGGCCCAAATACAGCAAGAATGATGCTTTCGTCATTAAGTGCAGAAGAGATTCAAAGAGCAATAATGGGCGCTAATATATTATTACTTAAAGGCATAAAAGGGATAGGTCAAAAAACAGCAGAAAGAATTATTGTTGATTTACGCGATAAAATTGCAAAAGTTGGTGGTCAGGAAGAAATTTTTAAAGGCGCACACAATACAATGAGAGAAGAAGCGTTATCTGCACTGTTAATGTTAGGATTTGCCAGAAATGTTTCGGAAAAAGCACTTGATAAATTATTATTGGATAAAGCAGGAATGTCTGCCGAAGAGCTTGTAAAACAGGCATTAAAGCAATTATAA